Genomic DNA from Cumulibacter soli:
CTTCAGATTGGGAGGCTGCGATGGCGGCGCGGCATGATCACGGGGCCTACGGTCCGAAGTACGACACACCCGGTCAGCAGGGGGCAATTCCGACGAGCCCGCCAACCGCTCCGGGAGCGCCGACGGCGCCCGGGCGCCGAGGTAGCACCGAGCAAGCTGGATTGGTCGCCGGCGGGTCCGCGAGTGCGCCGCCGCACACGGGTGCCGAGAATCCGATGGCCTCGGCTCCGCATGTCGCCGCCGTTGGCGCGCGTCCGGTGCGTCGCGCGCCGTCGATCGCCGTCGGGCTGACCTTATTCGCCGTCTTACTGGGGGCGCTCGCGCTTATCTGGCCGACGAAGCGCGTGCGGCAGAGCATCGGGCCCGATTCCGATATGGAGGTGGTGTTCAGCTTCTGGATACATGGCGCGGCGTCCACGGAAACTCCGGATGGGACGCAGTCCGCATTGCTGCCGGTCGGTTTGATCCTGTTCATCCTGGTACTGGTGTGCGCGACGGGCGGTGCGATCGTGGCGTGGATCGGACGCAGCCTGCGCTGTGACGCGTTCGGAATGCTCTGCGCGGGAGCTCTCGGCGCAGTGTTCGCTGTGCCCAGCCTGATGGCGTTCGGGGACGCGACGTTCTCGGAGGATTCGGCAACGCAGGAATATGCCGCGGGTGTGTGGTTGGGGATTGCCTCCGGGGTCATCGCGTTGGCGGCCGCCGCGTTGTTCTTCATCCGTCTCGGAAGAGATGTTGAGGCTCGCATTCACAACTGAGCATCGGCGGCGGGCTCGCCAACGCGCAATCGAGCAGGCTTACTCGGAAGTTCAGACACCAAACGGGCAGTCAGGCCGGCGGCCTGACTGCCCGTTTGGTGTTGTTTGTGCGTTAGCTACTTCTGGTGCGGAGCGACGTACGCCTGGGCGTCCTCAGAGGAGAACAGGTCCGCAGCCACCGACAAGCCGTCGGGTGCCTCGGGGTCAGCGGCCAGGATGTAGGTCTCGCGGCTGGACGGTGCACCAGGAACGGTGAAGTCCAGTGCGCCACCAAGGCCCTGGGAGTCGACCTGGTCGACCTTGTCCTTGGCGGCCAGTAGACCGTCGCGGGTCAGGTCGCCGTCCTCGCACGCCTGCTCCAACACGGCCTGCCACGCGAGCGAGGTGACGTACTGCTGCATCACGCCGATGTTCGGGTCCTCGTCGGTCATCTCGGCGTACTTCTCGGCAACGTGCTCCGCCAGCGGATTGTCGGCGCCGAACGGTGCGACCGAGGAGATCAGATGGTAGTGCTTCAGGCCTTCGGTCACCGTCTCATCGTCGAACATGGTCGGCGAGAAGGTCGGGTTGCTACCGATGATCGGCACGTTGAGATTCTGTGCCACGTTCTGTACGGCGGTCGAGGACACCGCGGCCGGGGGCGTGGTGATCGCGATCGCGGTCACGCCCTGGGACTTCATCTTCGTGACGGTCGCGGTCATGTCGGTGTCAGTGCCACCGATCGGTGCCTCGACGATGTCCAGGCCGTGCTCCTTGGCGAAGTACTTCGAGCCCATCAGGCCGTTCTGCCCGTACTCGGAATCGGTATAGATGTGGCCGATCTTGTCGCCTTCGGCGATCTTGCCCTCGTCCATCAGCCAGGTGAGTCCGTTGATCATTTCGACGTCGTAGGTCTGGCCAACCATCATGACCTCGGGGGCATCCAGGTTCACCGACGCCCACGATCCGGGGGAAACGATCATCTTGTCCTGGATGACTCGAGTCTTGAGCGCGGCGAGGATCGGCGAGCCAACCATCTGGATGATGCCGACTGCGTCCGGCTTGATCTCTTCATACAGCGGCACGGCATTGTCGACCTCGTAGCCGGTGTCCTTCTCCAGGATCTCGATCTGGCGTCCGCAGATTCCGCCCTCGTCATTGACGTCATCAGCCCAAATGTTCTGACCGGCGGTGAACGCCAGAGAGAGCACCTTGAAAACACCGGAATGATCGGCCAGCGAGCCGAGCGTGATGGTGTCGTCGGTGACGCCGATGTCGGCCTTGACGTCGCCGCTGCCGCCGTTACCACCGCCGCCGTTGTCGTCGCTGGCTTTGGTCGAGCAACCGGTGATGGTCAGCGCGAGCGCCGTGATGCCTGCTGCCGCGACAGTGATCTTCTTCTGCATTGCTTCCCTGTTCTTTCTGGCCCAACTGGGTCATGTTCTCTTGGCGTGGAAAGGGATTCTCGCCGACTCTGATCTGCTGGCTGAAACTCCGCCAGCCTCGTTGACATCGGCGGCGCCGCCACCACCACCGGAGTCGTCCGGTGCTTTCGTGTCGCATCCAGCGAACGCGGCGCGAGCGAGACGACTCTGATCGTGCGACCTCTCACGCCACTCCTCTCCACGATGCTGGGCAACTGGAGAGTAACGAGATGGGCGTCACACGGATATCCAAATTGAACAATGGTTTACGTTCGTGTCAAAGTCGTAATCTTTCTAGGCCTGTAGGCCGCTGGCGGCCGCGATGCGCACACCTCACCACTATGTGGGATTGCCCGAGTTGAGGCGTGTGCGCCGGTGGCAGCGTGCGGGTCCGGTGCCGCCTTCGGCCGCAACCGCCGCAATTGACCGCATCGCTCCTCGCGATACAGAACGGTGGGGCCGCCCAGCACCTGCTGGACGGCCCCACCGTTACGCATATTCAGTTGTGTCAACGCTCGTGCTTACGGTTCTCGTCCATCCGGTGGAGCGTCATTCGACCCGCCATTCGAGTTCGCGGCGTTGCTCGACGTCGCCGCACCGTTTGACGCGTTCGCGTCGTCCTGAGCGGAGCCGGTAGCCGCACGCGAGGGCTTCTTGGAGAAGAGGCCCAGTAATCGGTCGCCTATACCGGCGAACCCTCGAGGTTCGAACATGATGATCAACACGATCAATGCACCGTAGATGAACGTCGCAATGACCGTCGGGGAGAACGCCGTACCGCTGGTCGCGGCTGCGCCGCCACTCTGCATCATGGCATTCAGAATCGGCGGCATGCCGAAGACGATGAACGCACCGATGACCGCGCCGAGCAGTGAGCCCATACCGCCGATCACGACCAGCGCGAGGTACGAGATCGACGTCAGTAGTGAGAACTTTCCTTGCTCAGCGGATTCGTCGGGGGTCAGCAGCTGCAGCTGCCAGACCGACATGACGCCAGCGAGTGCGGCGTACGACGAGGAGATAACGAACGCCATCATGCGGGTGCGCGGGACGTTCACGCCCATCACCGTGGCCATCGCGTCGTTATCGCGAACCGCGCGCCACGCACGACCGATTCGGCCGTTGATCGCGCCGCGAGCGAGCACGTAAGCGATACCCATCAGGATCGCGTACAGCCACCACAGCCGTTCGGACCGACCGATCTCGACGTTCATGACGAACAGGTCTGGTACACCCTCGGCCGGGTTCACGCTGAAGCCGAACAAGTTGAAGTCCGGTACCGCGCGACCAGAGGCGTGCCCAGCCAGCGACGGCAGCTTCTTCGACACGAAGAACATGATGTAGACCAGCGAGATGGACGCCAGACCGAGGTAAATGCCCTTCACGCGGCTAGAAATCGGCGCGAACAGCGCTCCGACGATGCCGCCGACGAGGATGGCCAGAATTAGCGCAACAATCGGCGGGAGGCCGAACCCGAAGTGCTGAAGTTCCTCGACGCCGTCGGTGTTCACCATGTAATCGGACTCGGCCGCGAACACCGTGTAGGAGATCGCGCCGATCAGCATGAACGCGGCGTTGGCCAGCGACAGCAGACCGGCCTGGCCGAGCAACATGGTCAGACCGAAGCCGCCGACTGCGGCCGCCATGACCGCCTGGCCGTTCGACAGGTCAGCGGGCAATAGGTATAGCGGCGCCATGAACATGACGATCGCGTAGATCAGCATGCCGATTGGCAGTCGCCAACGCCGCCAGGTGGATGGTGCTACGAGCTTCTTGACGTCCTCATCGGAGGACAGGTCGCCCAGGTCGGGAGTCGCGGTATTGGTATCAGACACGACGCTGCTCCACCTTTCCGAAGAGGCCAGAGGGCTTGAAGAACAAAACGAGGACCATCACGACGTACACGGCAACGGTCGCGAACAACTTGTCGACGTAGAACTCGCCGAACGAGTTGGTCAGGCCCACGATCACACCGCCGACGATGGAGCCCTCGATCGAGCTCAAACCACCGATGACGACGGCGGGGAATGCGACGAGCAGGATCGAGTGTGTCGTGGCTGAAAGGCCGGATCCTGCGAAGGACGGCGACGCGACGAAGAGCACCGCGACGCCGGCCAGCATGCCGCCGATAAACCAGGCCGACGCCGTCACGCGACCCGAGCGGATACCCATCAACGAAGCTGCTTCCTTGTTTTCCGACTGGGCGCGCATCGACGTGCCCCAGTTGGTCTTGCGGAAGATCGTGATGAAGACACCGATCAGAATCAACGCGGTGATGATGCTCGCCAGGTAGATGCCCTGGATGCTCACGGCGCCGATCTTGATCGGGGAGATTGATGGGAACAGGTTCGGATTATCCGACACGCCTAGTCGCCGGATGATCTCGGTGAACAAGATCGTATCCAGACCGATCGTCATAATCGCTAACGAGTCGTGTGCGGCCAGTTTGGCGTTATTGATGAGAACGCGCTCGATGATCAGCGCCAGTACGCCGGCGCACAGGATGCCGCCGATAGCGGCCGGGAACCAGCCGATGTGCGGTTCGAGCACGAACACCATGTATCCGCCGACGAGGGCGAGGGAGGCGTGCGCGAAGTTGATGACCTCGGTGGCCTTGTAGATCAACACGAAGCCCAGCGCGAGCAGCGCGTACACCGCGCCGCGGCCGAGGCCGGTGATGAGGACCTGAAGGAATGTGCTCATCGGTCAGCCTCGCCTTCGAGGGTGGCAGAAAGGTTCACGTCATCCGTTTCTGTGGAGTCGACCTCGTCCTCCTCGGCACCGAGGTACGCGCGGATAACGGCTGGGTCGTTCTGGACTTCCGAGGGGACGCCGTCCGCGATGCGCTTGCCGAAGTCAAGGACCGTGATGTGGTCGGCGACGCCCATGACGAGGCTCATGTCGTGTTCCACGAGCATGATCGAGACGCCGATTTCGTCGCGGACGTCCTCGATGAGGTCGGCGAGTTCGGCGGTCTCCGAACTGTTCATACCCGCGGCGGGCTCGTCCAGCATCAGCAACTTCGGCTCGGTAGCCAACGCGCGCGCGATATCGACACGCTTCTGGTTGCCGTACGAGAGCACGCCGGCGGCATCATCGAGGTGGTCGGCAATGCCGAGGAACTCGCAGATTGCGGCGGCGCGTTCTTTATGTCGCCGCTCTTCCTTCATGGTCCACGGCAGCCGTAGCGCGGATGAGAAGAATCCGCCCTTCGTCAGGTGGTAGCGCCCGAGCATCACGTTGTCGAGCACCGTGGAGGTGGGCGACAGCGAGAGGTTTTGGAAGGCGCGCCCGATTCCGACGCCGGCGATCTTGCTCGGGTGCAACCCGGTAAGGGTGTGCTCGCCGAACTTCACGCTGCCGGTCTTGACCTTGTACACGCCGGTAATCGCGTTGAAGCAGGTCGACTTGCCGGCGCCGTTCGGGCCGATGAGCGCGTGAATGGTGCCTGGCTGGATGGTGAAACTGGCGTGATCGAGGGCGACGATACCGCCGAAGTGCACGCTGACGTCGTCGACCACCAGCGGCGGTACGCCGAGGGCCTTGGTGGCCTCGCGCGTTGCGCTGCTGATCGTCGGATCGAGCTGGCTCTGTGCTGACATGGGTTCTTTCTCGGTCATCCGGCCCACACCCCGAGCTTGCGGCGAGGCGGCCGGTTCTTGATGCGCTGCTCGGCAGCTTCGGTCTCCTCGCTGCTGCCGTGCCCGCCCAGATACAGCTGCTGGACGTCTTCTGAATTAGCCAGGTCGGCAGACTTGCCCTGCAGCGCGAGGTGGCCGACCTCGAGTACGACGGCCCGGTGCGAGACGCGTAGCGCCATCGCCGCGTTCTGCTCCACGAGCAGGATCGATGTGCCGTACTCCTCGTTGATCATCGTGACGATCTGTCCGATCCGGGTGATCAGCTGCGGGGCCAGACCCAGCGAGGGCTCATCGAGCAGCAGCACCTTGGGCTCGGTCATCATCGCGCGACCGATGGCGAGCATCTGCTGCTCACCGCCGGACAGCAGGCCAGCTGGCTGCTTGGAACGCTCCTGAAGGCGGGGGAACAGCGAGTAGACCCGGTCGCGGGCCGTATCGCGGCGTTTTGGATTCGCGGTCAGACCGCCGGCTCGGAGGTTCTCGTCGACGCTCATGCGCCCGAAGATCTGACGGCCCTCGGGGACCTGAATAACCTGGTGCTCGACGATACGGGCGGGATCCATGCGATCGATCCGTTGGCCGTCGAACGAGACGCTGCCCGAGGTGATCGTGCCGCGGTGCAACTTCAGCGTCGCCGAGATAGCGCGCAGCAACGTTGACTTGCCAGCTCCGTTTCCGCCGAGAACACAGACCACCTCGCCCTCGGGCACGTCGAAACTCACGTTGCGCAGGGCCTGGACTGACCTGCCGTAGCGCACGGAGACGTCATTGATGCTTAGCACGGGCCTCCCCCGATTGGTTCCGATCGCTTACCGCGCGACCGGGTAGGTGATGTTGTCGGATTAACTGAGCCCCAGTGGAGGACTGGGGCTCAAAGAATAGTGGCTTACGCCACCACCGCGTGACCAGTATCCGGTCGACATCGCTGTCAAATTTCACCGTTCCGATATCTGAGCCGGGAACCACCCAGCACGCGGTGCGCATAGCGTACAGATCGATTCGTGCAGGGTCACCCGTGACGCCGAATGTCTCAAAATTTGGGACGAGTGACCACGGAGTACGGTCGCCCGGCCGGAGACGGTGTTGCGGATACGCGCCGCGATAAGGTAGCAATATGGGGTTGTACGTCGATCGCCCGATCTGGCCGTGGCGAGACAGAATGTGGGCGCATTTGATCGCCGACAGCACCTTCGATGAGTTACACACCGCCGCCCGTGCGCTCAACATCCCGGAGCAGGCATTTGACGGGGACCACTACGACATCCCCGAGGATCGCTGGGAAGAGGTCGTGGCGTACGGTGCCGTGCCGGTCTCCTCCCGCGACATCGTTCGGCTGCTGCGGACCGCGGGGCTGCGGGCGCCCAAGCACCTGCGCTAGTCGTCGCCGGGTGGCTCTGCCGCGTCGTACACCGTGAGCTCGGCCGTCAGGTTCGTGCGCGCCGGATCTTCCAGATGGCGAAACGCTGGATGTTGAAACAGCCGCTCATGCTCGAGTAGATCGCGCAGGACGCTGCTGCGGCCTGCGCGGAAGTCGTCATCGCCGACGTGCGAATACTCGGCGCGTACTGCTTCGACGTACCGCAGGTAGATCGCGGGCGACTGGCCGAGAATCGCGAGGTCGGCGTCCAATAGCAGGGCAGCTTCGTCGTCGGGCGGGTCCGCGTGCTCCGCGGTGAGTAGAACGAGGTTGGCAACCCGGTCCGTGGCGTCCGCTTTGCCGAGTCTGGTGAGCGATTCGCGCGCGAGGTCGGCGCTGTCGGCTTCGTTGGTGGACGACGTGGGGTCGTAGATCGCATCGTGGTACCACGCCGCCAGCATCGTGTGCGGGTGCGCATTTTGCGCCGCCAGTAACTCGAGCATGAGCAACAGATGTTCCAGATTGTGATACGCGCGATGCGGTTCGCTCCAGCGCTCGATCAGATCACTCCACTCTGCGCGCGCGAGTTCATCATCACCGGCGTACGGTGTCCAGAGGTCCAGCAGGCGTGTCGACTCCATGCGACGATGGTAGGCAGGGAATAGACGCCGCGTGGCTGGTGTTGAGTCGGTGAGGTAATCATGCGAGGGAGGCGAGAACGGTGACTTTCGAGTATGCGTTCAGCCGTCGTCACGTGGACCTACTGCGGGTGAGCAGCGCTCTCTGTTGCTAGCGGACGCGTCCGGTTCTCGGGCGCAGACGAACTCAGATTCGCACCCAACAGAGGACTGCCATGACCCCCGTTTCCGACCATGAGGTGTGGGCGCAGATTCAGCGTGAAGCTGCTCGGGACGCCCACGAAGAGCCCGTTCTGCGCGCGCACCTGACCAAATTGATTCTGCGGCACGACTCGCTGCCCGCAGCGCTCGCGGCCGTGCTCGGCGCGAAACTCGCCGCCGCGTACGTATCGGCTGAACAGATCGCCGCGCTGACCCGCGAGGCGTTCGCTGATCCCGAACTCGAGCGTGCGCTCATCGCCGATCTTCAAGCGGTAGCCACTCGTGATCCGGCATGCCGCGGTTATAGTTCGCCGCTGCTGCACTTCAAGGGCTTTCAGGCGCTCCAGGCGTACCGCGTCGCGCATTCGCTGCTGCTGAGTGGACGTGAGTCACTTGCGTCCTACCTGCAGGGGCGCATTTCCGAAGTCTTCGCGGTCGACATCCACCCCGCGGCGCGGATCGGTAAGGGCATCATGTTCGACCACGCCACCAGCGTCGTCATCGGCGCGACGGCCGTCGTCGACGACGACTTCTCCATGTTGCACGAGGTCACCCTCGGTGGCACGGGCAAGGAGGACGGCGATCGCCACCCGAAGATCGGGCGGGGCGTGATGATCGGCGCCGGCGCCAAGGTGCTCGGCAACATCAAGGTCGGCGATGGTGCCAAGATCGGTGCGGGCAGTGTCGTACTGGATCCGGTTCCGCCGCACGTCACGGTTGCCGGTATCCCGGCCAAGCCGGTCAGCTTCCCGGCGCACTCGTTCCCGGCATTGGAGATGGACCAGTCCTTCGATGGCGAGCGTGACCTGGTTGACTCGCTGGCCCGGTGGGAGAGCGAAGCCGAATCCGAGTCCGAACGCGCTTGAATTAGTCCCCGCGCGGTCGTCGAGCGCATCTCAATCGGTCATCGCCCGAGGGAGCACGGTGGGCGACTGCGCGGGTCGCGACTGTCGGTGAACCACCTTGCTGCCTTGTGCGGCGTTCGGTTGGTCGATGACGGGCCTGTTAATCGTCGTCGCGATCGAGCTCGGCTGACAGATCGGCGGCGAGATCTGCGTCAAAATCGCTGTTCGCCAACGGTAGCGGTCCGGCGATCACGTCATCAGCGTCCACGATGGTGTACGCGTAACCCTGCTCGGCCAAGAACCGCTGGCGGTGCGCGGCGTAATCGGCGTCGATCGTGTCCCGGCTGATGACCGTGTAGAAATGGGCCTGTTTGCCGTCGGCCTTCGGCCGCAGGACTCGTCCCAGCCGCTGCGCTTCCTCCTGCCGAGATCCGAACGTTCCGGAGATCTGAATCGCGACCGACGCCTCTGGCAGATCGATGGAGAAGTTCGCGACCTTGCTGACCACCAGGACTCGTAACTCGCCGGTGCGGAATTGGTCGAATAGCCTCTCGCGTTCCTTGTTCGGTGTTTTGCCCTGGATGATGGGTACGCCGCCGAGGTGTTCGGCGACTTCGTCGAGTTGGTCCAGGTAGGCACCGATAACCAGTGTCTGCTCTTCGGCGTGCTTTTCTACCAGTTTCTTGACCACCGGGAGTTTGGTGCGCGCGGTCGCCGCCAGTCGATACTTCTCCTCGGCTTCGGCAGTCGCGTACGCCATCCGCTCGGCGTCGGTGAGCGTCACTCGCACTTCTCCGCAAACGGCGGGTGCGATCCAGCCCTGCGCCTCGATGTCCTTCCACGGTGCGTCGTACCGCTTGGGCCCAATCAGGGAGAACACATCGCCCTCGCGGCCGTCCTCGCGCACGAGGGTCGCGGTGAGTCCGAGTCGTCGGCGTGACTGCAGATCAGCCGTGAGCCGGAAGATCGGTGCGGGCAGCAAATGGACCTCGTCGTACACCACGAGTCCCCAGTCGCGCGAGTCGAACAGATCCAAGTGCATGTACTGGCCTTTGCGGCGCGTGGTCATGATCTGATACGTCGCAATCGTCACCGGCCGGATCTCGCGCTTCTCGCCGGAGTACTCACCGATCTCTTCTTCGGTCAGTGAGGTGCGTTCGATGAGCTCTCGTTTCCATTGCCGCCCGGCGACGGTGTTGGTGACCAGGATGAGCGTCGTTGCCTTCGCTTGAGCCATCGCTGCGGCACCGACCATCGTCTTGCCAGCGCCGCAGGGGAGTACGACGACTCCCGAGCCGCCGGCCCAGAAGCCATCGACTGCCTGCTGTTGGTAATCGCGCAGCGACCAGTCGTCCTGCACGAGTTCGATCGGGTGTGCTTCGCCGTCGACGTACCCGGCGTGGTCCTCTGCGGGCCAACCGATCTTCAGCAGGGCTTGTTTGAGGCGGCCGCGCTCGGACGGATGTACCGAGACGATGTCCTCGTCGATCCGGGCGCCGATCATCGGCTGGATCTTCTTGTTGCGTAGCACCTCTTCGAGGACGGCGCGATCAGTCGTTTGTAGTACCAGCCCGTGTGAGGGGTGCTTCTGCAATTGCAGCCGACCGTAGCGATCCATCGTCTCGGCGATGTCTACCAGCAGCGACTGCGGGACCGGGAATCGAGAGAAGCGAACC
This window encodes:
- a CDS encoding ABC transporter ATP-binding protein, with the protein product MTEKEPMSAQSQLDPTISSATREATKALGVPPLVVDDVSVHFGGIVALDHASFTIQPGTIHALIGPNGAGKSTCFNAITGVYKVKTGSVKFGEHTLTGLHPSKIAGVGIGRAFQNLSLSPTSTVLDNVMLGRYHLTKGGFFSSALRLPWTMKEERRHKERAAAICEFLGIADHLDDAAGVLSYGNQKRVDIARALATEPKLLMLDEPAAGMNSSETAELADLIEDVRDEIGVSIMLVEHDMSLVMGVADHITVLDFGKRIADGVPSEVQNDPAVIRAYLGAEEDEVDSTETDDVNLSATLEGEADR
- a CDS encoding putative leader peptide; this encodes MTFEYAFSRRHVDLLRVSSALCC
- a CDS encoding DNA repair helicase XPB, which encodes MTGGPLIVQSDKTLLLEIDHEQAQACRLEIAAFAELERSPEHVHTYRLTPLGLWNARAAGHDAERVVDALVRFSRFPVPQSLLVDIAETMDRYGRLQLQKHPSHGLVLQTTDRAVLEEVLRNKKIQPMIGARIDEDIVSVHPSERGRLKQALLKIGWPAEDHAGYVDGEAHPIELVQDDWSLRDYQQQAVDGFWAGGSGVVVLPCGAGKTMVGAAAMAQAKATTLILVTNTVAGRQWKRELIERTSLTEEEIGEYSGEKREIRPVTIATYQIMTTRRKGQYMHLDLFDSRDWGLVVYDEVHLLPAPIFRLTADLQSRRRLGLTATLVREDGREGDVFSLIGPKRYDAPWKDIEAQGWIAPAVCGEVRVTLTDAERMAYATAEAEEKYRLAATARTKLPVVKKLVEKHAEEQTLVIGAYLDQLDEVAEHLGGVPIIQGKTPNKERERLFDQFRTGELRVLVVSKVANFSIDLPEASVAIQISGTFGSRQEEAQRLGRVLRPKADGKQAHFYTVISRDTIDADYAAHRQRFLAEQGYAYTIVDADDVIAGPLPLANSDFDADLAADLSAELDRDDD
- a CDS encoding DUF4031 domain-containing protein — encoded protein: MGLYVDRPIWPWRDRMWAHLIADSTFDELHTAARALNIPEQAFDGDHYDIPEDRWEEVVAYGAVPVSSRDIVRLLRTAGLRAPKHLR
- a CDS encoding ABC transporter ATP-binding protein — encoded protein: MLSINDVSVRYGRSVQALRNVSFDVPEGEVVCVLGGNGAGKSTLLRAISATLKLHRGTITSGSVSFDGQRIDRMDPARIVEHQVIQVPEGRQIFGRMSVDENLRAGGLTANPKRRDTARDRVYSLFPRLQERSKQPAGLLSGGEQQMLAIGRAMMTEPKVLLLDEPSLGLAPQLITRIGQIVTMINEEYGTSILLVEQNAAMALRVSHRAVVLEVGHLALQGKSADLANSEDVQQLYLGGHGSSEETEAAEQRIKNRPPRRKLGVWAG
- the cysE gene encoding serine O-acetyltransferase, producing MTPVSDHEVWAQIQREAARDAHEEPVLRAHLTKLILRHDSLPAALAAVLGAKLAAAYVSAEQIAALTREAFADPELERALIADLQAVATRDPACRGYSSPLLHFKGFQALQAYRVAHSLLLSGRESLASYLQGRISEVFAVDIHPAARIGKGIMFDHATSVVIGATAVVDDDFSMLHEVTLGGTGKEDGDRHPKIGRGVMIGAGAKVLGNIKVGDGAKIGAGSVVLDPVPPHVTVAGIPAKPVSFPAHSFPALEMDQSFDGERDLVDSLARWESEAESESERA
- a CDS encoding ABC transporter substrate-binding protein — encoded protein: MQKKITVAAAGITALALTITGCSTKASDDNGGGGNGGSGDVKADIGVTDDTITLGSLADHSGVFKVLSLAFTAGQNIWADDVNDEGGICGRQIEILEKDTGYEVDNAVPLYEEIKPDAVGIIQMVGSPILAALKTRVIQDKMIVSPGSWASVNLDAPEVMMVGQTYDVEMINGLTWLMDEGKIAEGDKIGHIYTDSEYGQNGLMGSKYFAKEHGLDIVEAPIGGTDTDMTATVTKMKSQGVTAIAITTPPAAVSSTAVQNVAQNLNVPIIGSNPTFSPTMFDDETVTEGLKHYHLISSVAPFGADNPLAEHVAEKYAEMTDEDPNIGVMQQYVTSLAWQAVLEQACEDGDLTRDGLLAAKDKVDQVDSQGLGGALDFTVPGAPSSRETYILAADPEAPDGLSVAADLFSSEDAQAYVAPHQK
- a CDS encoding branched-chain amino acid ABC transporter permease: MSTFLQVLITGLGRGAVYALLALGFVLIYKATEVINFAHASLALVGGYMVFVLEPHIGWFPAAIGGILCAGVLALIIERVLINNAKLAAHDSLAIMTIGLDTILFTEIIRRLGVSDNPNLFPSISPIKIGAVSIQGIYLASIITALILIGVFITIFRKTNWGTSMRAQSENKEAASLMGIRSGRVTASAWFIGGMLAGVAVLFVASPSFAGSGLSATTHSILLVAFPAVVIGGLSSIEGSIVGGVIVGLTNSFGEFYVDKLFATVAVYVVMVLVLFFKPSGLFGKVEQRRV
- a CDS encoding branched-chain amino acid ABC transporter permease, with protein sequence MSDTNTATPDLGDLSSDEDVKKLVAPSTWRRWRLPIGMLIYAIVMFMAPLYLLPADLSNGQAVMAAAVGGFGLTMLLGQAGLLSLANAAFMLIGAISYTVFAAESDYMVNTDGVEELQHFGFGLPPIVALILAILVGGIVGALFAPISSRVKGIYLGLASISLVYIMFFVSKKLPSLAGHASGRAVPDFNLFGFSVNPAEGVPDLFVMNVEIGRSERLWWLYAILMGIAYVLARGAINGRIGRAWRAVRDNDAMATVMGVNVPRTRMMAFVISSSYAALAGVMSVWQLQLLTPDESAEQGKFSLLTSISYLALVVIGGMGSLLGAVIGAFIVFGMPPILNAMMQSGGAAATSGTAFSPTVIATFIYGALIVLIIMFEPRGFAGIGDRLLGLFSKKPSRAATGSAQDDANASNGAATSSNAANSNGGSNDAPPDGREP
- a CDS encoding HD domain-containing protein, producing the protein MESTRLLDLWTPYAGDDELARAEWSDLIERWSEPHRAYHNLEHLLLMLELLAAQNAHPHTMLAAWYHDAIYDPTSSTNEADSADLARESLTRLGKADATDRVANLVLLTAEHADPPDDEAALLLDADLAILGQSPAIYLRYVEAVRAEYSHVGDDDFRAGRSSVLRDLLEHERLFQHPAFRHLEDPARTNLTAELTVYDAAEPPGDD